In Neodiprion pinetum isolate iyNeoPine1 chromosome 6, iyNeoPine1.2, whole genome shotgun sequence, one genomic interval encodes:
- the LOC138191177 gene encoding uncharacterized protein yields the protein MSGKLLKSDGTAAAITTLVNNAICHLFEDVRYELNAVEIDKCKNVGLTSLLEGFASLNPGQSWLMENAGWLDVLETKELADADGNFDVVIPLSMILGFAEDYRKIIVNAKHELILTRSKSNSNAIIQNQDEDFRIVIDQVEWLVPYVKLLDQREIALLNFIEKDTP from the coding sequence ATGTCTGGGAAATTGCTGAAATCGGACGGCACTGCAGCAGCGATCACAACTTTAGTCAACAACGCCATCTGTCATTTATTCGAAGATGTACGTTACGAACTAAACGCtgtagagattgataaatgtaaaaacgttGGTCTGACTAGCCTGCTGGAAGGTTTCGCTTCGCTGAACCCTGGTCAAAGTTGGCTTATGGAAAatgctggatggctcgatgttCTGGAAACGAAAGAATTAGCTGATGCCGATGGCAACTTTGACGTAGTTATTCCCttgagcatgatattgggcttCGCTGAAGATTATCGCAAGATCATTGTTAATGCGAAACACGAGCTGATTCTTACAAGATCAAAAAGTAATTCAAATGCCATAATTCAAAATCAAGACGAAGACTTTAGAATCGTGATCGATCAGGTGGAATGGTTAGTACCCTATGTGAAGCTCTTGGATCAACGAGAAATCGCactgttgaatttcattgaaaaagaTACTCCATGA